A single genomic interval of Desulfosoma caldarium harbors:
- a CDS encoding inositol monophosphatase family protein, giving the protein MSQEGAGIEELREFALDVVRQAGREALRFYGKGRKDVKFDEDLVTEAELHLIGFFHDTLQSRFPEHEVFGDAPARKDYVHGHKGYLWVYDALDGVANFQAGIPLWGTSLALFENFWPVLGIFHMPVTGECFYGEPDRGAFLNNMPIGIAYSGEINNESLLLTYSRMHEHFRSNFPGKIRNLGCTAAHVSYVAMGRAEGALMRNVSYQDLAAAQIILQAAGGNLKFLDGKPFHLNEYFETRRVDGPLLAAPEGAHALIRGYVHNLGDF; this is encoded by the coding sequence ATGAGTCAAGAGGGTGCCGGGATAGAAGAGCTTCGAGAATTCGCTTTGGACGTGGTTCGGCAGGCCGGTCGAGAAGCCCTTCGCTTTTACGGTAAAGGCCGAAAAGACGTGAAGTTCGACGAAGATTTGGTCACGGAAGCGGAACTGCACCTCATCGGATTTTTCCACGACACGCTCCAAAGTCGCTTTCCGGAACACGAAGTTTTCGGGGATGCCCCGGCCCGCAAAGACTATGTGCACGGCCACAAAGGATACCTTTGGGTTTACGATGCGTTGGACGGTGTGGCCAATTTCCAAGCCGGTATTCCTCTTTGGGGCACTTCCCTGGCCCTGTTTGAAAACTTCTGGCCCGTGCTCGGAATCTTTCACATGCCCGTAACGGGCGAATGCTTCTACGGAGAACCTGACCGGGGTGCGTTTCTCAACAACATGCCCATCGGCATCGCCTATTCGGGCGAGATCAACAACGAGAGTCTGCTGTTGACCTATTCGCGCATGCATGAGCATTTCCGGTCGAATTTTCCAGGAAAAATTCGAAACCTAGGATGTACGGCCGCCCACGTGAGCTATGTGGCCATGGGGCGAGCCGAAGGAGCCTTGATGCGCAACGTGTCCTATCAGGACCTTGCGGCCGCCCAAATCATTCTTCAGGCGGCCGGAGGAAACCTGAAGTTTCTCGACGGAAAACCGTTCCATCTCAATGAGTATTTCGAAACGCGGCGCGTCGACGGCCCTTTGCTGGCCGCGCCCGAAGGAGCCCATGCGCTGATTCGCGGGTATGTGCACAACCTCGGTGACTTTTAA
- a CDS encoding RlmE family RNA methyltransferase, producing MSHPYQDHYFHRAKKEGYLARAVYKLVEIQAKYRLVRPGDHVLDLGAAPGSWMQLTSRIVGPKGLVVGIDLQPIAHAFPDHVVTLQQDIFDETIAEEVLQRYGPFDVVLSDMAPKTSGIKSADAARSELLFERALDLACRSLRPGGKFLAKIFQGDEFHQLLLRVKMFFRRVKVVKPDASRKQSREIYVLAMDFKDANG from the coding sequence ATGAGTCACCCGTATCAGGACCATTACTTTCATCGAGCCAAGAAAGAGGGGTACCTTGCGCGTGCGGTTTACAAGCTGGTGGAGATTCAAGCCAAGTATCGACTGGTCCGGCCTGGGGACCATGTTTTGGATCTGGGCGCGGCGCCGGGGTCCTGGATGCAGCTCACCAGCCGCATCGTGGGGCCAAAAGGCTTGGTGGTGGGCATCGATCTTCAACCCATCGCCCATGCTTTTCCTGACCATGTGGTGACCCTGCAGCAGGATATCTTCGATGAAACGATCGCAGAAGAAGTGCTGCAGCGCTACGGCCCTTTTGATGTGGTGCTGAGCGACATGGCCCCAAAGACCTCAGGGATCAAATCCGCCGACGCCGCGCGCTCGGAACTACTTTTTGAAAGGGCTTTGGATTTGGCCTGCAGGTCGCTCCGCCCTGGCGGAAAGTTCCTTGCGAAAATCTTTCAAGGCGACGAGTTTCATCAGTTGCTTTTACGGGTCAAGATGTTTTTTCGGCGTGTGAAGGTGGTCAAGCCGGACGCCTCACGCAAGCAAAGTCGAGAAATTTACGTCCTTGCCATGGACTTCAAGGACGCCAACGGTTGA
- a CDS encoding YebC/PmpR family DNA-binding transcriptional regulator — MSGHSKWSTIKHKKAAQDAKRGKVFTKLIKELTVAARLGGGDPDGNPRLRAAIAAAKAENMPKENIERAIKKGTGELEGEAYEEAIYEGYGPGGVAILVEVTTDNRNRAASEIRHIFSKNGGSLGEAGCVAWMFEKHGLIVFNKDKVEEDHLMEVALEAGAEDVRDQEDQFEVITTPGDLEKVKAVFDEKGMVYEMAHVTMVPQSTVRVEDEKTAQQLLKLMDALEDNDDVQNAYANFDIPDEILNAVA; from the coding sequence ATGTCCGGACATTCCAAATGGAGCACCATTAAGCACAAGAAAGCCGCTCAGGATGCCAAGCGCGGAAAGGTTTTCACCAAGCTCATCAAGGAACTGACGGTCGCCGCTCGATTGGGAGGCGGTGATCCGGACGGAAACCCTCGACTGCGAGCGGCCATTGCGGCGGCCAAGGCCGAAAACATGCCAAAGGAAAACATTGAACGGGCCATCAAGAAAGGGACGGGGGAACTGGAAGGTGAGGCCTATGAGGAAGCCATCTATGAAGGTTATGGACCCGGCGGCGTGGCCATTTTGGTGGAAGTGACCACGGACAATCGGAACCGAGCGGCCAGTGAAATCCGCCATATCTTCAGCAAAAATGGAGGAAGTCTGGGTGAGGCGGGATGCGTGGCCTGGATGTTTGAAAAGCATGGCCTGATCGTCTTCAACAAGGACAAGGTCGAAGAGGACCACCTCATGGAAGTGGCCTTAGAGGCGGGTGCGGAAGATGTGCGCGATCAGGAGGATCAATTTGAAGTCATCACCACGCCGGGCGATCTGGAAAAAGTGAAGGCTGTGTTCGATGAGAAAGGTATGGTTTACGAAATGGCGCACGTGACCATGGTGCCGCAGAGCACGGTGCGCGTGGAGGATGAAAAGACCGCGCAACAGCTTCTGAAGCTCATGGATGCATTGGAAGACAACGACGACGTGCAAAACGCTTACGCCAACTTCGATATACCTGACGAGATTCTGAATGCGGTGGCCTGA
- the ruvC gene encoding crossover junction endodeoxyribonuclease RuvC, with amino-acid sequence MRVLGIDPGSRHTGYGVVENVGDRLVPVLFGSLSLPASMELPTRLGSIFTGIRRIIEQASPTEMAVEAVFVSRNARSALILGHARGAAMAAGIHGGLQVFEYSALEIKQAVVGYGKAEKSQVARMVGLLLGLHDLQDPHAADALAAAVCHIHARSFPTLYSPAQRP; translated from the coding sequence ATGCGCGTTTTAGGCATTGACCCCGGATCCCGCCATACAGGCTACGGTGTGGTGGAAAACGTTGGAGACCGTTTGGTTCCCGTGCTTTTTGGGTCCCTTTCTCTGCCGGCTTCCATGGAACTACCCACGCGCTTGGGGTCTATCTTTACGGGGATTCGGCGCATCATCGAGCAGGCCAGCCCCACGGAAATGGCCGTGGAGGCGGTCTTCGTTTCGCGCAACGCCCGCAGTGCCCTCATTCTGGGACACGCTCGCGGAGCCGCCATGGCAGCAGGCATTCATGGTGGCCTTCAGGTTTTTGAATACAGTGCGTTGGAAATCAAGCAGGCGGTGGTGGGCTACGGAAAAGCCGAAAAAAGCCAGGTAGCCCGCATGGTTGGGCTCCTATTGGGTCTCCACGACCTTCAGGACCCTCATGCCGCCGATGCCCTGGCCGCCGCCGTCTGCCACATCCACGCACGCTCCTTTCCCACCCTTTATTCGCCGGCTCAGCGCCCATGA
- the ruvA gene encoding Holliday junction branch migration protein RuvA, with translation MIAHLEGRLRHKAPDHVIVDVHGVGFCVHVSLSTFYDLPEVGASTSLHVHTHVREETLQLFGFGTFAEKEMFLHLIAVNGVGPKMALGILSGIQPDELRQVVLFQDRQRLQKIPGIGKKTAERILLELKDRLHAPVPEAAATPSLPPVEDDVFADAYSALLNLGYRSAEAAKALKKVRHLMAAATEKPSLEQLLKEALRILA, from the coding sequence ATGATTGCTCATCTGGAAGGTCGACTGCGCCATAAAGCTCCGGATCATGTCATCGTGGACGTCCATGGCGTGGGCTTTTGTGTCCACGTATCGTTGAGCACCTTTTATGACCTGCCGGAGGTGGGCGCTTCCACCAGCCTTCACGTGCATACCCATGTGCGCGAAGAAACGCTGCAGCTCTTCGGCTTCGGCACATTCGCCGAAAAAGAGATGTTTCTGCACCTGATTGCCGTTAACGGCGTCGGCCCCAAAATGGCTTTGGGCATCCTTTCAGGGATTCAACCCGACGAATTGCGCCAGGTGGTACTCTTTCAAGATCGCCAACGCCTGCAAAAGATTCCCGGCATTGGTAAAAAGACGGCGGAACGCATCCTGCTGGAACTCAAAGATCGATTGCACGCTCCTGTGCCGGAAGCGGCCGCCACTCCGTCGTTGCCGCCGGTGGAAGACGACGTCTTTGCCGACGCCTACTCCGCTCTGTTGAACTTGGGCTATCGTTCGGCGGAAGCCGCCAAAGCTCTTAAAAAGGTTCGACACTTGATGGCTGCCGCCACGGAGAAGCCCTCCCTGGAACAGCTCCTAAAAGAAGCCCTGCGAATTTTGGCCTAG
- the ruvB gene encoding Holliday junction branch migration DNA helicase RuvB, whose amino-acid sequence MADRLLEPRPKDEDLPLEAGLRPRTLEEYQGQSELKEKLRIFIQAALQRDEPLDHVLLHGHPGLGKTSLAGIISRELDVPFRATSGPVIERPGDLAAILTNLEPRSVLFIDEIHRLNHVVEEILYPAMEDFQLDIIIGQGPSARTIKLDLPPFTLVGATTRAGLLSPPLRDRFGVVLRLEFYRVDDLKQIVLRAARIMSLAIDDEGAEEIARRSRGTPRIANRLLRRVRDFAEVRAQGFITRDVADMALKMLDVDERGFDRMDRRILSTIIEKYDGGPVGIETLAAALSEEKDTLEEVYEPFLIQQGFLKKTPRGRVATRLAFEHLGLPYRPSRQLSFL is encoded by the coding sequence ATGGCGGATCGATTGCTGGAGCCGAGACCCAAGGACGAAGACCTGCCCTTGGAGGCCGGCCTCAGGCCCCGCACCCTTGAAGAATACCAGGGCCAGAGCGAACTTAAGGAAAAACTAAGGATTTTCATTCAGGCAGCCCTGCAGCGGGACGAGCCCCTGGACCACGTCCTGCTTCACGGCCATCCAGGACTGGGCAAGACATCCTTGGCGGGCATCATCAGTCGGGAACTGGACGTCCCCTTTCGCGCCACATCGGGTCCCGTCATCGAACGTCCGGGCGATTTGGCCGCCATTTTGACAAACTTGGAACCCCGATCCGTTCTATTCATCGACGAAATTCATCGACTGAACCACGTGGTGGAAGAAATTTTGTATCCGGCCATGGAGGATTTTCAGTTGGACATCATCATCGGTCAGGGGCCATCGGCGCGCACCATCAAACTGGATCTTCCCCCGTTCACCTTGGTGGGAGCCACCACGCGGGCGGGGTTGTTGTCTCCGCCGCTGCGAGACCGATTCGGAGTGGTGTTGCGCCTGGAATTTTACCGTGTGGACGATCTGAAACAAATTGTGCTGCGGGCCGCGCGCATCATGAGTCTGGCCATCGATGATGAAGGAGCTGAGGAAATCGCCCGCCGCTCGCGAGGAACACCGCGTATCGCCAACAGACTTCTGCGCCGTGTTCGAGATTTTGCGGAAGTGCGGGCTCAAGGATTCATCACGCGAGATGTGGCGGATATGGCGCTCAAGATGCTGGATGTGGACGAACGAGGCTTTGACCGCATGGATCGGCGCATTCTTTCCACCATCATCGAAAAGTACGACGGAGGTCCCGTGGGAATCGAGACCTTGGCCGCGGCGCTTTCCGAAGAAAAGGACACTTTGGAAGAAGTCTACGAGCCGTTTCTCATTCAACAAGGCTTTCTCAAGAAAACCCCGCGAGGCCGCGTGGCCACACGGTTGGCTTTTGAACACCTCGGGCTGCCCTATCGCCCGTCGCGCCAGTTGTCGTTTCTCTGA
- a CDS encoding dodecin family protein — protein sequence MESVDKIIELVGPSTVSWEDAAKNAVETASKTLRDLHPQKHEGEHLA from the coding sequence GTGGAAAGCGTGGACAAGATCATTGAATTGGTGGGACCGAGCACGGTTTCGTGGGAAGACGCCGCCAAGAACGCGGTGGAAACGGCGTCCAAGACGTTGCGCGATCTGCATCCCCAAAAGCACGAAGGTGAACATTTAGCTTGA
- a CDS encoding cobalamin B12-binding domain-containing protein, whose translation MGQRMVRILMAKFGRGYEAALMRLAAAFSEAGFEVIYTESEDPKAIVNAAIQEAVDHIGITTLPEARLEQFASVLELLKAHDAQDIGVTAGGFLDEALVPELKKMGVVEFFPKGTSHQELIQWARNHIHPIE comes from the coding sequence ATGGGTCAACGGATGGTGAGAATCCTGATGGCCAAATTCGGCCGTGGCTACGAGGCGGCCCTCATGCGCCTTGCCGCCGCCTTCAGTGAAGCGGGCTTTGAAGTCATATACACCGAATCTGAAGATCCAAAAGCCATTGTCAATGCGGCCATACAGGAGGCCGTGGATCACATCGGCATCACCACCCTTCCGGAAGCACGCCTGGAACAATTTGCGTCCGTGCTGGAGCTGCTCAAGGCTCACGACGCCCAAGACATCGGCGTGACGGCGGGAGGTTTTTTGGATGAGGCCTTGGTGCCCGAACTGAAGAAAATGGGCGTGGTCGAATTCTTTCCCAAAGGCACCTCGCACCAGGAGCTCATTCAATGGGCACGAAACCATATCCACCCCATTGAATAA
- the ispD gene encoding 2-C-methyl-D-erythritol 4-phosphate cytidylyltransferase: MTPSNHLEQTFAVVPAAGSGVRMGLNHPKQFHLLHGKPILAWTLERLLALPFVHGIVAVVPENAVGFVAALASSLGAGASVTVVAGGARRQDSVRAGLRALPDTCQWVVIHDGVRPMASPELFYRTYEAARQSGAAICACLAQDTVKMADSGWVQATVPRDRVWLVQTPQVFRRDLLERAFHLAQAFEWNATDDASLVERLGVRVAVVEGEKFNIKITTPEDLLWASWYLEHSPKDTAPLGRQKERP, from the coding sequence GTGACGCCTTCAAACCACCTCGAACAAACCTTTGCCGTCGTGCCGGCCGCAGGTTCCGGCGTCCGCATGGGGCTTAACCATCCCAAGCAGTTTCATCTTCTGCACGGCAAGCCCATTCTGGCGTGGACCCTTGAAAGACTGCTGGCCCTGCCCTTTGTGCACGGCATCGTCGCCGTCGTTCCCGAAAATGCCGTGGGCTTCGTTGCGGCGTTAGCTTCCTCACTTGGCGCCGGAGCTTCCGTGACGGTCGTGGCCGGCGGAGCGCGTCGCCAAGACAGCGTGCGGGCCGGTCTTCGAGCTTTGCCGGATACGTGCCAATGGGTGGTGATTCATGACGGGGTGCGTCCCATGGCATCGCCCGAGCTTTTTTACCGCACTTATGAGGCCGCACGGCAAAGCGGTGCTGCCATCTGCGCTTGTCTGGCCCAAGACACCGTAAAGATGGCCGACAGTGGATGGGTTCAGGCCACCGTGCCTCGAGACCGAGTCTGGCTGGTGCAAACGCCGCAAGTGTTTCGCCGGGATCTTTTGGAGAGAGCCTTTCATCTAGCCCAGGCTTTTGAGTGGAACGCCACCGACGACGCATCCCTAGTGGAACGGTTAGGGGTTCGCGTGGCCGTGGTGGAAGGCGAAAAATTCAATATCAAGATCACAACCCCAGAGGATCTCCTCTGGGCTTCCTGGTATCTAGAACACTCACCCAAAGACACGGCGCCTCTTGGACGCCAGAAGGAAAGGCCATGA
- the ispF gene encoding 2-C-methyl-D-erythritol 2,4-cyclodiphosphate synthase, protein MTRNLRIGMGWDVHPFALGRPLIVGGVTIPHERGLLGHSDADVLCHALCDALLGAAALGDIGTHFPDSQPQYKDVSSLVLLKFVCRLIDQAGFGIVNVDMTVLAQKPKIAPYVTQMRRNLADVLGVEENAVSIKATTTEGLGFVGRVEGIAACAIALLYQTQGAAS, encoded by the coding sequence ATGACCAGGAATCTTCGCATCGGCATGGGCTGGGATGTGCACCCCTTTGCCTTAGGCCGCCCCCTTATTGTCGGTGGTGTGACCATTCCCCACGAACGCGGCCTTCTCGGCCATTCCGATGCCGACGTGCTGTGCCATGCTCTGTGTGACGCCTTGCTGGGTGCGGCCGCTTTGGGGGATATTGGCACCCACTTTCCAGACTCCCAGCCCCAATACAAGGATGTGTCCAGCTTGGTGTTGCTGAAGTTCGTGTGCCGCCTCATTGATCAGGCCGGGTTCGGCATCGTCAATGTGGATATGACCGTCTTGGCCCAAAAGCCAAAAATCGCCCCGTATGTCACGCAAATGCGAAGGAATCTGGCCGATGTGCTGGGTGTGGAAGAAAATGCGGTGAGCATCAAAGCCACCACGACGGAAGGACTGGGATTCGTCGGTCGTGTGGAAGGCATTGCCGCCTGTGCCATCGCCCTCCTTTATCAGACACAAGGAGCCGCCTCATGA
- the cysS gene encoding cysteine--tRNA ligase: MSLVVYNTLTKKKEPFVPLEAGVVKLYVCGVTVYDLCHVGHARSAIVFDVIYRYLKSRGYRVTYVRNFTDIDDKIIKRAQEEGTDYRTIADRYIAAFYEDMDALDVLRPDLEPLATENIPQMIDIIRRLEEKGIAYKAGTDVYFAVEKFPEYGKLSGRSLDDMMAGARVEVDVNKRNPLDFVLWKGSKPGEPAWDSPWGPGRPGWHIECSAMGSRFLGRTFDIHGGGKDLIFPHHENEIAQSEAAFGVPFVRYWLHNGFVNINNEKMSKSLGNFFTIRDILKVVHPEALRLFVLSKHYRNPVDFSDEALAEAERALERLYATLEVTLARTPQEIEGEKVAEKALMGQDKELFQKIVDFPDAFGEAMDNDFNTAQALALLFELQRSTQRFLDTFGRKSLKGPAAALARKATTCLQDHGRILGLLTRAPERFFDEIKKRKIAQKGIAVAEVEALIAQRNKARQEKNFQEADRLRDRLADMGVQLEDTPQGTRWRVR, encoded by the coding sequence ATGAGCCTGGTTGTCTACAACACCTTGACAAAGAAAAAAGAACCCTTCGTCCCACTGGAAGCCGGTGTCGTTAAGCTCTACGTGTGCGGCGTCACGGTCTATGACCTGTGCCACGTGGGACACGCTCGATCGGCCATCGTCTTTGACGTGATTTACCGATACTTGAAGTCCCGGGGGTATCGAGTGACCTACGTTCGCAATTTCACCGATATCGACGACAAGATCATCAAGAGGGCCCAGGAGGAAGGCACGGACTATCGCACGATTGCAGATCGCTATATCGCCGCGTTTTACGAGGATATGGATGCGCTGGACGTGCTGCGCCCAGACCTGGAACCCTTGGCAACGGAAAACATTCCGCAGATGATCGACATCATTCGCCGCCTGGAAGAAAAGGGCATCGCCTACAAGGCCGGCACCGATGTGTATTTTGCTGTGGAAAAATTTCCCGAGTACGGAAAACTTTCCGGACGGAGCCTGGACGACATGATGGCCGGGGCCCGCGTGGAGGTGGATGTCAACAAGCGTAACCCCTTGGACTTCGTCCTTTGGAAAGGAAGTAAACCCGGGGAACCGGCTTGGGACAGCCCCTGGGGACCAGGACGCCCAGGCTGGCACATTGAATGCTCGGCCATGGGCAGCCGCTTTTTGGGCCGCACCTTTGACATTCACGGCGGCGGTAAGGATCTAATCTTTCCTCATCACGAGAACGAAATCGCGCAGAGCGAAGCCGCTTTTGGCGTGCCCTTCGTGCGCTATTGGCTTCACAACGGCTTCGTTAACATTAACAATGAAAAGATGTCCAAGTCCTTGGGCAATTTCTTTACCATTCGAGACATTCTCAAGGTGGTGCACCCGGAAGCTCTCAGACTCTTCGTTCTATCCAAGCATTATCGAAATCCGGTGGATTTTTCCGACGAGGCCCTGGCGGAAGCCGAACGGGCCCTGGAACGGCTCTATGCCACCTTGGAAGTAACGCTGGCCCGCACGCCTCAAGAAATCGAAGGGGAAAAGGTCGCCGAAAAAGCTCTGATGGGTCAAGACAAGGAGCTTTTTCAAAAGATCGTGGATTTTCCCGACGCCTTTGGCGAAGCCATGGACAACGATTTCAACACAGCTCAAGCCTTGGCGCTGCTCTTTGAATTGCAACGGTCCACGCAGCGCTTTTTGGACACTTTTGGCCGAAAAAGCTTGAAAGGGCCGGCCGCCGCTCTGGCTCGCAAGGCCACCACGTGCCTTCAAGACCACGGGCGCATTTTGGGGCTTCTGACTCGAGCCCCTGAAAGATTTTTCGATGAGATCAAGAAGCGCAAGATAGCTCAGAAAGGCATCGCCGTAGCCGAGGTGGAAGCCCTTATCGCCCAGCGCAACAAGGCACGCCAAGAGAAAAACTTCCAGGAAGCGGACCGTCTACGCGACCGCCTTGCCGACATGGGCGTGCAACTGGAAGACACACCCCAGGGAACTCGGTGGCGCGTGCGATGA
- a CDS encoding FmdB family zinc ribbon protein: MPIYEYVCTHCGEVSEHLVLGKDEAVSCPACGSAGVKKLLSVSSRASGAKDGHRVPGPRDTGCCGTSPAAQGCVPGSCCGKAP; the protein is encoded by the coding sequence ATGCCCATTTACGAATACGTGTGCACGCATTGCGGTGAGGTTTCGGAGCACCTGGTCTTGGGCAAAGACGAGGCGGTGTCGTGCCCTGCCTGTGGCAGCGCCGGCGTCAAAAAACTCCTTTCCGTCTCTTCAAGGGCTTCCGGCGCCAAAGACGGCCATAGGGTTCCCGGCCCGAGGGATACGGGCTGTTGTGGAACAAGCCCGGCGGCTCAAGGCTGTGTTCCGGGTTCCTGCTGCGGCAAGGCTCCTTAG
- a CDS encoding NifB/NifX family molybdenum-iron cluster-binding protein: MKICFPAAKLSGLDSEVFGHFGSAPGFVIVDTESGSVEEISNGDLHHAHGMCQPLKALGGRPVDGIVVGGIGMGALMKLQAQGIQVYRAMEGSVRDNLAMWRQGKLPEFSANWTCAGHHHGGGCAH, encoded by the coding sequence ATGAAGATTTGTTTTCCGGCGGCGAAGTTGAGCGGTCTGGACAGTGAGGTGTTTGGCCATTTCGGGTCGGCTCCGGGTTTTGTCATTGTGGACACCGAATCCGGTTCGGTAGAGGAAATATCCAATGGGGATTTGCATCATGCCCATGGCATGTGCCAGCCCTTGAAAGCCCTGGGCGGTCGCCCTGTGGATGGGATTGTGGTTGGCGGCATCGGCATGGGGGCTTTGATGAAACTGCAGGCGCAAGGCATTCAGGTCTATAGGGCCATGGAAGGATCGGTCAGGGACAATCTGGCCATGTGGCGTCAGGGAAAGCTCCCTGAGTTTTCCGCGAACTGGACCTGCGCCGGGCATCATCACGGCGGCGGGTGCGCTCACTGA
- a CDS encoding bifunctional nuclease family protein, which produces MENQDFIVANEVFIKTDRQQGNMVILKESEDASQYFLMFVGDSEITAIAKEKGFVEPKRPLTHDTYLTILERAGVRFERVEIYTMKENTYYARIIARVGDEEVVFDSRPSDAVALALHEKCPILVNRRLLRRELTPEEVKEYESIIKTVKF; this is translated from the coding sequence ATGGAAAATCAGGACTTCATCGTGGCCAACGAGGTGTTCATCAAGACGGACCGACAGCAAGGCAACATGGTCATATTGAAGGAATCGGAGGACGCTTCGCAGTATTTTCTCATGTTCGTTGGAGACAGCGAGATCACGGCCATCGCCAAAGAAAAGGGGTTTGTGGAACCCAAGCGTCCCTTGACCCACGACACCTACCTCACCATTTTGGAACGGGCCGGGGTCCGTTTCGAGAGGGTGGAAATTTACACCATGAAGGAAAACACCTATTACGCCCGCATCATCGCTCGTGTCGGGGACGAGGAGGTGGTCTTTGACAGCCGCCCCAGCGACGCGGTAGCTCTTGCGTTGCACGAAAAATGCCCCATTTTGGTGAACCGAAGGCTGCTTCGCCGGGAACTGACGCCCGAGGAAGTCAAGGAATACGAATCCATCATCAAGACGGTCAAGTTTTGA
- a CDS encoding CBS domain-containing protein → MEIITTHKNVDFDALASVVAAKHLYPEAQIVLPRSINANVRAFLSIHKDLFPFLSPLAVRHDEVSRLVVVDANRWERLDGMAPLMNRSDLDVHLWDHHPDIGDIHAASGRQALVGSAATLLVQELERRRAAIDPIQATLFLAGIYEDTGHLTFPCTRATDARAAAFLLEVQADLNVIQTALRPGYGLQHKEILTHLLETAQRITMNGHVVCFAKADLNGHVSGLASVVTMLRDVLSADAAFGLFWDSRRRQSIVIARSGPDSVDVAALMKPLGGGGRPEAASALVKGTRPEGIENWIRELMAQNGHASVPIFDLMSFPVFTVGPDETVDAVHAQLKGRGHTGAPVVEGEKLVGVISVRDLVKLERPTQRSAPVKAFMKRDVITIDPQATIPTALRLMVKHDIGRLPVVDNGRLVGIVTRSDLMLYYYNLI, encoded by the coding sequence ATGGAGATTATCACGACACACAAGAACGTGGACTTTGATGCGCTGGCCTCCGTGGTGGCCGCCAAACATCTCTACCCTGAAGCCCAAATCGTCTTGCCTCGAAGCATCAATGCCAACGTGCGGGCTTTTCTTTCCATTCACAAGGATCTGTTCCCTTTTTTGAGCCCCCTGGCGGTGCGCCATGACGAGGTGTCGCGACTTGTCGTCGTGGACGCCAACCGCTGGGAACGTCTCGATGGCATGGCCCCGCTCATGAACCGTTCGGACCTGGACGTTCACCTGTGGGACCACCATCCCGACATCGGAGACATTCACGCCGCCTCCGGCCGGCAGGCCCTCGTGGGATCTGCCGCCACGCTGCTGGTGCAGGAATTGGAACGCCGACGCGCGGCCATTGATCCCATTCAGGCCACCCTGTTTCTGGCAGGAATTTACGAGGATACGGGGCATCTGACCTTTCCGTGCACGCGAGCCACGGACGCGCGGGCGGCTGCCTTTCTTTTAGAAGTCCAGGCGGACCTGAACGTCATTCAGACGGCTCTGAGACCCGGCTATGGACTGCAGCACAAGGAAATCCTCACGCACCTTCTGGAGACCGCGCAACGCATCACCATGAACGGTCATGTGGTGTGTTTTGCCAAAGCCGACCTGAACGGACACGTCTCAGGGCTGGCTTCCGTAGTGACCATGCTTCGGGATGTATTAAGTGCCGATGCCGCCTTTGGCCTTTTCTGGGATAGTCGGCGACGACAAAGCATCGTCATCGCGCGAAGCGGCCCCGACAGTGTGGACGTGGCGGCCCTCATGAAACCGCTGGGCGGTGGCGGCCGCCCGGAAGCGGCCTCCGCCCTCGTCAAGGGCACTCGCCCGGAAGGCATCGAAAACTGGATTCGGGAACTCATGGCCCAAAACGGACACGCCTCCGTGCCTATCTTTGATCTCATGTCCTTTCCCGTATTTACCGTCGGACCGGACGAGACAGTGGATGCCGTGCACGCGCAACTGAAGGGGCGAGGGCACACGGGAGCGCCGGTCGTGGAAGGGGAAAAACTGGTGGGGGTGATTTCCGTGCGCGACCTCGTGAAGTTGGAACGACCCACCCAGCGCTCCGCCCCCGTCAAGGCTTTCATGAAAAGGGATGTGATCACCATCGACCCGCAGGCCACCATTCCCACAGCCCTGCGGCTCATGGTCAAGCACGACATCGGCCGGTTGCCCGTGGTGGACAACGGTCGCCTCGTGGGCATTGTGACCCGTTCCGACTTGATGCTCTATTACTACAACCTGATTTGA